The Anolis carolinensis isolate JA03-04 chromosome 2, rAnoCar3.1.pri, whole genome shotgun sequence genome has a window encoding:
- the LOC134296953 gene encoding gastrula zinc finger protein XlCGF49.1-like, producing MLKKMETSLSKSHTGEKRHNCKDCGKCFIERSSLAKHQRTHTGEKPYKCVECGKSFSQSGNLRTHQRTHTGEKPHTCMECGKSFSESGNLRTHQRIHTGEKPHKCMECGKSFSQSGNLRTHQRMHTGEKPHTCMECGKSFSQSGNLRTHQRTHTGEKPHTCMECGNSFSQSGHLRIHQKSHTGEKPHKCMECGKNFSNSSNLRTHQKIHTGEKPHK from the coding sequence atgttaaaaaaaatggaaacttcattgtcaaaatcacacacaggggagaagcgacataattgtaaggactgtgggaaatgtttcattgagagaagttctcttgctaaacatcaacgaactcacacaggagagaagccatataaatgtgtggaatgtggaaagagcttcagtcagagtggaaatctacgcacccatcaaaggactcacacaggggagaaaccacatacatgcatggaatgtggaaagagcttcagtgagagtggaaatctacgcacccatcaaaggatccacacaggggagaaaccacataaatgcatggaatgtggaaagagcttcagtcagagtggaaatctacgcacccatcaaaggatgcacacaggagagaagccacatacatgcatggaatgtggaaagagcttcagtcagagtggaaatctacgcacccatcaaaggactcacacaggggagaagccacatacatgcatggaatgtggaaacagcttcagtcagagtggacatctgcgtatccatcaaaagagtcacacaggggagaagccacataaatgcatggaatgtggaaagaacttcagtaacagttcgaatcttcgtacccatcaaaagattcacacaggagagaagccacataaatag